In Bacillota bacterium, the DNA window GCTGAGGCGGGCGGGGAAGACTGGATGGAACTCTTGTTCGCCAAATCGATCGGGGAACTAGAGCCCGTCAGAGAATGGAAGGTCCGGTGGACGAGGTCCCTGATGAAAAGGTGGCTGAGGCCTGCGAGAACTGGGGCCTTAGGATTGGTAGCACATGGAATGCAGACGTGCCACTACGCGCGGTGTTTGAAACAGGCTCGGAGGCCGTCGCCTCAGGCTTTTCCCCTCCCCGCTCATGCGGGCTGCGGGACCGGCTGCCCGGGCCTCCACCGGCTGAGCTTCTTGGTGTTGAGGACGAAGAAGGTCATCACCGCTTGAAAGGCCACCCCCCGAAGGCGCTGATAACGGGCCCGATCCAGACGGTGCCACTTCTTCACCTCCCCAAAGATACGCTCGATGGTCTTGCGCACCCGCATGGCCACCCGAATCCCTTTGGGACGGTCTTGATTCTTCCCCGGATGGAAGTAGACCACCCGGCGGTTCTGGCCACCCTTCAAACACCGCACCTTCAAGGGGCAGCGCTGGCAGGTCCGCTGGGAGAAAACGTACAGGAAGCCGCCTCGGGGATGAGGGCCGGCTTGGCCGGCGGCACCGGCAGGGCAGGTCACTTGGTTGGTTTGCGGATCGTAGGCGAACCCGGCTGGCAGCGTGCTGCGGCGGTCCTTGCGGGGCGTGTAGATGCGCACACCGTGGTCATGGAGCTCCTGGCGCAGCGTCGAGGCATCGTAGGCCTTGTCGGCGGCGACAGCCCGAGGTCGAAGGCGCAGGCGTTGCCATTTGGCCCGAAGCGTCTTCACCTGCGCCACCTCGCTTTCGTTGCCCGGCACCACCGTGACCGCCGTCACCAGCCCGTGCTCGTCGCAGCTGGCCACGACTTTGTACCCGAGAAAGGCTTCGCCCTTCTTTTGAAATCCCCACCGGGCCTCGGGGTCGGTGAGGCTGGCCACGCCCTCGCCATTCAACACGGCCCGGTACTGCGCCTTGAGCCGGTCCACCTCCGCATCCGCCACGTCGTCCAGTTGCTGCAGCAGCGCTTCACCCCGCGCCATCTCAGCCGCCAGCAGCGCGTCGCGGTCCGGAAAGTCGGTGTCCGCCAGCGGCTCGGCCCATGCGGCGAGATCGTCGGCCTTGTCAGGTCGCACGCGCCGAAGGGCCCGGACCAGGCGCTTTCGGCCTTCCCGCACCAGCTCCAACTAGTTGCGGATGGCCACATCGGCCGCCACCTTCGTCCCATCCACGATCATCCATCGGCCCCGGGCCAACCCCTTGGCCTTCGCCTGCTCAACCACCCGGTCCAGCAGCGGCTCGTAGACGCCCGACGCCTTCAACCTCCGGCGAAAGACCACCAGCGTCGTGTCGTCGGGCACCGGGTCATCCCAGCCGATTCGGCAAAACCGGAACAGCACGTTGAAGCGCAGCTGCTGGGCCAGCTGCACATCCGAGAGGTTCGCCCAGATTCCCAAATACAACGCCCGAAACAACGTCTCGGGCGGATAGCTGGGGCGTCCCTGGTCGGGCGAGTAAAGGCCCTTGACCTCCTCGTTGATGAACGAGAAGTCCACGGCCCGGTCGATGGCCACCAGCGGATGGTCTGGCGGGATCATTCGGGCGAAGATCTCCTCGTCGAAGAAGCTGCGCTGGCCACCGCGGCTTTGGAGCTGCAGCATCGAAAGGGCCTCCAGTCCCGTCGCGTCGGCCATGGATTCGATTCAGCCCCGCGAAATTCCTGCCCAGGATGTCAAGTTGAACGAGGACTATTTCAGAGCTCTCGTGGACTTTGTTTTCGCGGAAGGCTACGTCCTACGGGCCAGCAGCACGCTCCTCTCCGTTGCTCGTGTCGACGGAGCGGCAGAGCCGAGGTGCGTCTGGTCCCTTGGGATTGGAATGATGTTCAGACTCCCTGAGTCGCCCGAAGTCGATCCCTGCCATTTCCAGGCCAACATCCCGGTGGCGGTGCTGGAGGCGCCCGACCTTACACCCCTGAGCAGGATTCACGACAAGCTCTCGGAGGCACTGACAGTCCACTCCGTGTCCTTTCGCGCTGGGGCAGACAGTCGGCCCGGAGGGTGGTGCGTCACTCGTCGTCGCGGTTGCCGAGGTGGTTGCCGAACTCGATGCATCCCGGGAGTTCGTTTCCCGAACGCAGTACTGCATGCCGGGTCGCGAAGCCGCGTTTCTGGTGTGGGCCGCCGGCTGGAGGTTCCTCACGCAACCTGTCTGCCCGTGAAGGCCGCCGTTGACGCCGGTCCTCGACCTCGGGGAGGGGACATCCTGCCGCGCCGGTAGGGGGATGCACGGGACGTTCACCAGATTGTCCACCTGTGTCGTTACCGAGCCATGTGTGTCGGACACGCCGAAACCAGCTGCGCGGATGCTGTGCGGTTTGCTGCCGAATGGCAACCCGACCGCGTTGCCGCGGAGACGTCCGAAATGCCCGAGCCGACGCCACTTCCCGGCAGCCGAGTCTGGCCGCGAGGAGATATGCCGCAACATATCGCGCTTCATAAAGACTTGCCGAACCCGGCGCGGGCGAACACGAAGGTGCGTCTCGACACCAGATACTGCACGTTAAATCTCGGCAACACCGGCCATACCACTATGCGCATTCACAGCTTCGGCACGAGGCGCCGGTCATCCCCGGCGTAGATGAACCCACCAAGTGAGAAGAAACCAATCTCCACCCCCTCCCCGTAATGCCCGACTACATGACGAAGCAGTTCGTCAGGCAGGAAAGGGACCCGGTTGCCAACATGGGGAAGCCTTCGATGCGACGGGGCGAACACCACTTCACCGTTCACCAGCCGCAACACCCCGAGCACCCGGATGTTGACCCTGTAGCGAAGGTACTGCTGGCGTAGGTCTTCGGGGATCTCCCGGTCTTCGGCGATGGCGCGCAGCCCGTATTCCTCACCCGCCCCGGAGACCAGCCGGCCCTCTGACGAGACGGCGGTGGTCCGCCCGAGCACCCCCTCGCTGTCCGTTTTAAGCTGGACCACCAGGAATTGTCCGTTCATGGGGATGCGCTGAAGTTCACTCCGGTACGGCACCACGAGGTCGGCATGAAACTCCGGGCCGCCCTCGCTGAATCCTCGAAAGATCCCGACCACCTGCTCCCGGGGGAACAGCGTCGTGATCATCATTGCCACCCTCCATCGGTGCCCGTGCGTAGCCGGAAGGCATCCAGCAGCGGCCTCCTCTGCTCGGGTACGAGCAGCCGAATGGCCTCGAAGATATCTCGTCCTGTAGAATGCGAAGGTCAAAGTCCACACGGCGTAGATACAACGGCTTTGCCCACCTAAGCCCTTATAGATCCCGTCGTGTCGCCGTTTGTGAGGTTGAATGCTCGCTACGAGCTGTACAACGCCAGATAGCGGTGATGTGATAGGTTGGGTTTGACAGAGCTAACCCATTAGAGCGGGGGTGAGGCCTTGAGGCGCCCCAGGCGTTATCGCGAACGAATTCGCTTCGAAATGCACTCGGTTCAGGCCAAGAGCGTCCAGGGGCTTTTGGCTCGCGAGTCGCGGGAGGGCTTTGGGCGCAGTCAGCTGGAGGCGCAAGTCCTGGCAGCTCGCAGCGTCCAGTGGCTGAGAGCGTTGGGCGCTTCGGCGCTGCCCGGACAGGTGCAGCTTTCGGTGCCGGCCACCCCGTCCCGCCGGTATAGCCGCCGCTACCGCAGGCCGTGCATGGTCAGCGCCGTGGACGTGGGCACCGACGCGGAGGCCTGGGAGGCCTTTGGCCTGGCGGCCATGCAGCGGGGTCGGCTGGTGCGGTGGCTGCACGAGACCTACCGCCAGGGAGGTTGGGCCAGCCTGGCGGAGCTGGCCGCGTGGGCCAATTTGACCCCTACGGCCTTGCAGGCACGTCTGGCGCCGTTGCGGCGGGAGGGCATCTGGCTGCCCCATGTAGGTACGAAGGATCCGGGTGCCGGCGGGTGGATGTGGGAGCCCTACCTGGTCGGCCGCTATCTGGCCGACGGACAAGCGGAGAGCCTGCGCCGGCGCTGGGGAATCCCCCTGGCCACGTGGGAGGCGACCCTGCGGCGCTTTGCGGCCACGGTCAAAGCCATGGAGGCAGGACACGACATGGACACCGTCGCCGCCTGGCAGGGGCTCAGCCTGCAGGAGGTGAGCCAGTTCGGGCAACTGGCCCGACGCCACCGACGCCGGCCGCGGCTGGGCGAGTTGCTCGATGCCTATGGTCAGACCCTGCCGCACGAGGCAGCCGCGGGGCCGGCCATCGAAGAGGAGCTTAC includes these proteins:
- a CDS encoding transposase; amino-acid sequence: MREGRKRLVRALRRVRPDKADDLAAWAEPLADTDFPDRDALLAAEMARGEALLQQLDDVADAEVDRLKAQYRAVLNGEGVASLTDPEARWGFQKKGEAFLGYKVVASCDEHGLVTAVTVVPGNESEVAQVKTLRAKWQRLRLRPRAVAADKAYDASTLRQELHDHGVRIYTPRKDRRSTLPAGFAYDPQTNQVTCPAGAAGQAGPHPRGGFLYVFSQRTCQRCPLKVRCLKGGQNRRVVYFHPGKNQDRPKGIRVAMRVRKTIERIFGEVKKWHRLDRARYQRLRGVAFQAVMTFFVLNTKKLSRWRPGQPVPQPA
- a CDS encoding transposase produces the protein MADATGLEALSMLQLQSRGGQRSFFDEEIFARMIPPDHPLVAIDRAVDFSFINEEVKGLYSPDQGRPSYPPETLFRALYLGIWANLSDVQLAQQLRFNVLFRFCRIGWDDPVPDDTTLVVFRRRLKASGVYEPLLDRVVEQAKAKGLARGRWMIVDGTKVAADVAIRN
- a CDS encoding DUF1670 domain-containing protein — protein: MHSVQAKSVQGLLARESREGFGRSQLEAQVLAARSVQWLRALGASALPGQVQLSVPATPSRRYSRRYRRPCMVSAVDVGTDAEAWEAFGLAAMQRGRLVRWLHETYRQGGWASLAELAAWANLTPTALQARLAPLRREGIWLPHVGTKDPGAGGWMWEPYLVGRYLADGQAESLRRRWGIPLATWEATLRRFAATVKAMEAGHDMDTVAAWQGLSLQEVSQFGQLARRHRRRPRLGELLDAYGQTLPHEAAAGPAIEEELTRGYGFSPVAARLYRARLEGPAASFRRPPRDGELCMLAISADEGARARLEEARHVPVRLNWLTASDLALGPRSAHPTRVAELKFARLVRYATEARAQGALLSLPDLAVLMGIYVDAIRRQLQAHPEVVVPTRGRVKDIGRGVTHRTRIVELYLQMHTESEIVDRTGHSYESVEAYLKEFARVMMLADRGLSAVMIRRVTGRSMRLVEAYLELYRRYDQPAYLFRLAQLRQVFAREPVLRAKKGALPSRIGEGRR